In Actinoplanes octamycinicus, the genomic window TCCCATTCCGCGAACTCCTCGGGCGACAGGTCGTCGGGCGGCCCCTCGTCGTCGGTCACCGCCAGGGCATGCACCTGACAGCGATCCCAGTACATGGCGTCCAGATCCTGATCCGTCCAGCGGGCCTTACGGAGCCCGGACGCGGGGTGCAGCGGAGTCTCCATGGGACGATTGTCGCCCCGTTCGCCGCTCAGGCGGTGGTGGCCGCAGGCTCGGGTAGGTGGGCGGCTTCCAAGGCGGTGACCACGCTCCAGCCGAGCCGCTGGTAGAGCGCGCGCCCGTCGTCGGTGGCGACCAGGACGCCGTGCGGCATGCCGTGGCGCACCGCGTGCTCGGCGAGCATGCCCATCACCGTGCTGCCCAGGCCGCGCCGCCGGTGCGCCGGCGCGGTCTCCACCCGGTCGATCACGGCGATCGAACCGGCGGGCGCCAGGAAGGCGGACGCCGCGGTCGCTCCGTCGGCGTCACGGACCCGCGCCTCGACGACCCGGCCGTCGGTGCGGATCTCCCCGATGTACGGCTCCGGCACCCTTCCGGCACCGGCGCCGAACCGGGTGCTCATCACGTGCAGGGTCTCCGCCGGCACCCAGCCCGCGGGCAGCGCCGCCCGCAACCGGCCGGCCGGCGTGACCGCCTTGATCCAGGTCCCGGGCGAATGCGGGGCGTCCGCCAGGCCGGCGAGGTCGGCGCCGGTCAGCACGTAGCGGATCCGGTGTCCCGGCAGGCCCACGTGGATGCGCCAGCCGCCGGGCACCGCAGTCGGCGCCGGGGTGGCGCGGGAGGTGGCCCACCCGTGCACCCACGCGGTCATCAGGTTCGGCAGATCGTCCGGCACGGACGCTTGACTCGTCGGCACAGATGTCAAGATTCCGTAGTTGCCAGCGATTTGCAATAAGAGTCAGCGCCAGCGTTTGACGACGCCGGCGGCGGCGTTGCGGAGCCGTGGCCGCAGCGACCGGGATCGCTGGACGGCCGCGCGGACCGACTCCGGGGTGTCGTCGCGGTAGACGCTGAAGCGCGGCTGCAGCCAGCGCCCGGGCCGGGCCGGGCGGCGGTCGCTGGTGAAGACCGTGGTGTAGCCGAGCCGGCGCAGCGCGGCCAGCGTGGTGCGGTCGTAGCGGCCCAGCGGGCAGGCCGCCCGGGTGACCGGCCGGCCGATGACCGAGGAGATGCGGTCCCGGGCCTCGGCCAGCTCGGCCCGCGTGGTGGCGTCGTCCATGCCGCGCCACGGGTGGTGCCACATGCCGTGGTTGGCCACCGGCATACCGTTTTTGATCAGCGTGCGCAGGTCGTCGGCGCCCAGGCTGCCGGGCTGGTCGAGGCGGCCGGCCAGGACGAAGAACTCGGCGGTGAGGCCACGCTCCAGCAGGGCCGGCAGGGCGATCTCGACGTCCGAGGTGTTGCTGTCGTCGAAGCTGAGGTTCACGTCGGGCCAGCCGGCGACCTCGTCGAGGATCGCCGCGAAGGCCGCCTCGGAGATCCAGTACTGGTCCTCGCCGGGCTCCAGCTCGCGCTGCGGCTCGCCGATGCCGTGGAACAGGATGTTGATCTGCTCAGGCACGCGACTCCTCCTGGATCCGGGAGGACTCGTCGCGGCCCCAGCCGCCGTCCGGCCGGCGCTTGGCCTGCGCCGCCGCGTACAGGGTGATGCCGACGTAGCACACCGCG contains:
- a CDS encoding GNAT family N-acetyltransferase — encoded protein: MPDDLPNLMTAWVHGWATSRATPAPTAVPGGWRIHVGLPGHRIRYVLTGADLAGLADAPHSPGTWIKAVTPAGRLRAALPAGWVPAETLHVMSTRFGAGAGRVPEPYIGEIRTDGRVVEARVRDADGATAASAFLAPAGSIAVIDRVETAPAHRRRGLGSTVMGMLAEHAVRHGMPHGVLVATDDGRALYQRLGWSVVTALEAAHLPEPAATTA
- a CDS encoding polysaccharide deacetylase family protein, whose translation is MPEQINILFHGIGEPQRELEPGEDQYWISEAAFAAILDEVAGWPDVNLSFDDSNTSDVEIALPALLERGLTAEFFVLAGRLDQPGSLGADDLRTLIKNGMPVANHGMWHHPWRGMDDATTRAELAEARDRISSVIGRPVTRAACPLGRYDRTTLAALRRLGYTTVFTSDRRPARPGRWLQPRFSVYRDDTPESVRAAVQRSRSLRPRLRNAAAGVVKRWR